The window CTCCAAGACTTAACCTTGCATTTTAGGGATCGGCGCACACGCCAAATTTTTGGTGGTTTTTCGCCGGCTTCCGGTTTCCATCTTCTTGTTTATTGCAGCGTCGCGGTGGGTCGCGCAATTTGGCATAGGTTCGGCATAGGTTCGGCGGCCCGAACCCGCGTCCTTTTTCGGGCCGCCATGGCGGCCCATTCCGCGGCCGCGATGGCACAGAATGTCGCGCCGGTTTTCGGCCCGCATCGCGGCGGTTTCGGGTTGCAGTTCCGGAGCGGAAGCGCGCGCTTCCGAAAAAAAACGAGGGGCCTTTCGGCCCCTCTTTCCTATCCCCCGGCAGCGTTGACTTGGCAAACCGCGCGATTCGGTACGGGCGCCCCGCGCCCCGCGGTTTCGGGACAACGACCGCTACGGATCCCAGATGAACAACGAATCCAGAGTGATGAAGCAGCCCTCGAACGGGACGATGTCGATGTAGCTTATTTCCGTGAACACGTCAAAGAAACTGTCAACTGTGGTGAGATTCGGATCGGTTATCGTCACCGTGTCGAGAAGGTTGTCCGAGCTGTCGTACGCCTGGATCAAAAGCGGCCAATCTTCGCCCACCGTGAAGAACGGCTGGATCGGCTGGAAGCTTATCCCGATAATGTCGCCCGGCGCGCCCTCGTTGAGCAGGATCGAGCCTACATTTACGCGCAGAATGCCCGGCCCGGAAAAACCTACATGCCGCACCGGATCGCTCTGCGTGAAGTATTCCGCGCCCGGAATATCCAAAAATTCGACGGGCATCGTTCCCACCTGCGCTGGCGGATCCGCGTCGTTGAAGATGTCCTCGGTGTAGGTGCCTGGCGTGATGTTGCCGTCGGCAAGAATCCAGGTCCAAGGGAAGAACCAGAAGAAACAGGTGGAAGCGCCGTCCGCGCCGTCGTTTCCTCTGCCCGTTCCGGTCGGATTTCCGTCAATGAAGTATTCCCACGAGCCGCCCGTGCCGTGAACGCCGGGCGGGCAGCCGTTGCCGCCGTCCCCGCCCCATCCGGCGCTGGCATCTATTTCGGGGGTGCCGGCCGTGCCTTCGCTCGAAGTTCCGGCCCCCCCCCGGCCGGCGTCCGACACCATATTGCCACCGTTTCCGCCGTCGCCGCCGGGAGTTTTGTCGGCGAAGCTGTTGCCGTGCCCGCCGTATCCCTCGGCGCAGTAGGCGTTTCCGCCGTCGCCGCCGATTCCGCCGCCGCCGGATGCTCCCGTCACGTCGATGAAAGAGTCTCCGCCGTTGCCTCCGATTGCCGTCGCGTCGCCGCCGCGGCCTCCGACGCCGCCGGGTATGCAGGTATCATTGCCGCCGAAACCGCCGGTTGCGATGGCATATCCGCCGTCGCCGCCGGATTGCGCGCCGAAAACCACGTTTTCTATTCCGGTCGTGCCGCGGTATGTAAGTACGCGATTGACAGTGGCGCCGTATCCTCCGTACGCGACAGCGTTTCCTCCGTCCTCCGCCGGACAGCCGTCCGCGCCGTCCGCTCCGTGCGCCTCGGCGTAGCCGCCGTCGCCGCCCGCGCCGGGATTTATCGTCAGCGTTCCGGCTACGAATATTCCGTTGGTGCCGCGGATCTTGAGCTTTGCCGGCTGGCCGCCGTCTCCGCCCGTCGCGGACGCGTCCTTGTCGCCGATCGCCATGGCGTTGCCGCCGCGGCCGCCGCTGCCGAGATTTATGGTCACATCCCCGTTGAACGTAAGCGACCCGTCCACCACGTTTATGTTGAGGTTGAGCGCGCGTTCGCCATGTCCGCCCGTCGCCACCGGATTGCCGGACAAATCGTCCAATCCGTCGTTACCGTTCGGACAATTAAGCGTGAACTGCTCGATTTGCACATCGGTGCCCGCAGGCCATATGGCGACTACTATCCTGCGCGTTCCGCGGGGGGGGGTGCGGACCGTCCAAGTGCCGCGGAATGTCAGGGGATTGGCGGCCTGGCTGGCCGAGCGTACGGCTTGCGGGATGTAAGGGCGCGCGGAAACATACGGCAACGGCCCTGACTGGTCGAAAGGAGCAATCGTGGGCGAAGTCCCGTCGTCCATGTCGCAGTCCGCGTCCGCCTCGTCCGGAGTCGGAATGTCGGCCTCGTTCGTCGCGACGAAAATCGAACCGTCGCTTGTGACCGTGGACGTGTCGGAGAATGTCACGTCTCCATGCACCACGAGGAATATCGAGTCGAAGGGGTCTCCTTCCGGTTGGCTGCCGGGGGGGGAGTCGAGCGTGATGTCACCGTTTACCGTCAGATTTCCGTCCACCTCGAAATAAAGGTTGCCGTCCACTCCTCGCAACTCGCCGTCGATCGTCGCGTCTCCCGTGACGTGCAGGCGCGCGTCGTTCGTCAGGTTGACGCGGAATCCATCCTCGATGACGAGCGATGGAAGCGTGGTGTCGGTGTTGTAGGTGATTCCCGGTGTGAACGCAACCACATTTGAAGGCTCGCCAGTGTCCGTTCCGTGGAACGAGACGACGCGAAAGTACGTTGCCGTCGACGGCGGCGTGGCCATCGTGTAAACAAAATGCGGAATCGCGGAATCGTCGCCGTCCGCGAAATTGAGCCTTGTCACCTCGGTGAACGGCCCGGCTTCGGAGTCCGAGCTTTCGATGATGTATCCCTCGACGGTCGCCAGGAAATTGAGCGCGATCGGCGTGATGTCAGATACGCCTATTTCTCCGTTGTCGTCGCCGTCTATGAAGTTTTCAAGGACGTCGTCGCCCACTCCGTCGTCCGCGTCCGCCAGATAGTTTAGCGCTATGGGCGTGATGTCGGAAACGCCCACTTCGCCGTTCCTGTCGTAGTCGCCGCTTGAAAAATAGTCCCACTCGAAGTCGAGCGAGCCGTCGCCCGGATCGAACAAATACAGCTCGGGCGCGTTGCCCGCTCCCTTTGGAGCCGCAGATACGGCGCGCCTGCCGTCAAGCTGGCGAGTAAGCTCGCCCACAAGCAGGTTCCAAGTGGAGTCAGAGACGCCTTCCGGCTTTTCAAGCGCGGCGATCTCGGATGAGACATTCACCGGTTCTCCGTTTTCCGGGAAGGGGGATAAGCCGGTGGACTTTTCCGCACCGCGGCCGCAGGCCAACACAAATACGCAAATCAATACGGCGGCCGATAATCCTGCCAGGTTTGCGGTTTGGATAAAACCGAAGTTAGAACGCATTCAACTACCCCCTTGCGGGCAGGCTGCCCATTTCAAAAATACTATCAAAAACATATTATACCCGGAAAATAGAGAATTAGGTGCGGTTTCCTTGAGAAGCGGTTCAAAGGCATCTTGAAGCTTCGGGTCGGTAACGACTTGAGCGGCCGCAAGATAAGCAATATCATTGCCGGCCAAGGTTGACCCGCCCGTCAGTTGTAAATAAAATTCGCGGCGAGCGGCGGCGCCGCTTTGAACTTAAGTTTCAAGAGGTGCCTTGTGTCAAGGATTATTCCGTTACTCGTTTGTATTTCATTATTCGCAATCCCGGCCTACGCGGACGAATGCGCTGAATGCCATAAGACCGCGACTCCGGGGATAGTCGCCGATTGGCAGCTTTCCCGGCACAGCCAGATGGGTGTCGGATGCGCGGTCTGCCACGGCTTGGATCATTCGAAAGCGGAAGACGCTTCGCTTGCGGCGATACCCACTCCCGACACATGCAAAATGTGCCATCCCGAGCGCGTCGAGCAGTTCTCGAAGGGCAAACACGCGCTCGCTTGGGCGGCGATGAAAGCGATGCCCACCGCGCACATGCAGCCGATGGCGCTGATGGAAGGAATGAAGGGCTGCGGCGGCTGCCACAAAATCGGGCTCAAAACCGAAGAAGAAATAGCGCAGCTTAAAAAGGACGGTGCGGGATTCGGCGTGGCGTCCTGCGACGCGTGCCATACGCGGCACACTTTTTCCAAGGTCGAAGCGAGCCAGCCGCAGGCCTGCCAGACGTGCCATATGGGTATTGATCATCCGCAGTGGGAAATGTATTCCAGCTCCAAACATGGCGTGCGCTACCTTCTGAAGCAGAACGGAACGCTTCCGGAAACCGCGTCCGCGCCGAAATGCCAGACCTGCCACATGCAGGGCGGCGATCATGAAGTCGGAACCGCATGGGGATTCCTCGCCGTCAGGCTGCCCATGCCGGAAGACCCGCAATGGGCGGCCGACCGCGTCACCATACTGAAAGGATTAGGCGTGCTCGATCCGGACGGCAATCCAACCGGCAGGCTTGACGTGGTCAAAGCCGCGAACGTTGCGCGGCTGACCCAGGAGGACTGGCAGGCGAAGCGCGACGAGATGATCGGAACATGCGGCCTCTGCCACAGCGAGAATTTCGCCAAGGCCGAGCTTGCCAAGGGCGACGACATGATCCGCGAAAGCGACAGGCTGATGGCGCAGGCAATCGAAATCGTCGCGGGGCTGTACCGCGACAAAATCATTCCGAAGCCCGCGGGCTATGCATTCGACTATCCGGACCTGCTCACGTTCCACGACGCGCCGACAGTAATCGAGCAGAAGCTGTTTATCATGTTCCTAGAACACCGGATGCGCGCGTTCCAGGGCGCGTTCCATATGAATCCTGATTATTCGCTGTGGTACGGCTGGAGCGAGATGACGCGCGACCTGCAGGAGATAAAGGAGCTTGCGGCGGACATGCGGGAGCGAGCGAAAAACTAGGCGATAGTTGCCAAAGTTTTCGAATGAAAAAGCTTGCATCTTCAAGCAGCGAAGCCGGTTTGAAATAATCGTGATTCTGGTAGAATATCGGCCCGCGCCGAAGTGGCGGAATGGCAGACGCGCTAGCTTCAGGAGCTAGTGAGGGTTCCCTCGTGGGGGTTCGAGTCCCCCCTTCGGCAGATTCCTTGCTCCCCGCGTTTCAAACGGCTGCACTGCGCGCGTTGTTGATAACTCGTTGTATAATCGCCGCGTGCTCTACCTGACCCGGCACGGCCAGACCGATTACAACCTTAACAGGCGCTATCAGAGCCGCACCGACGTGCCCCTTAACGAAACCGGAATCGAGCAGGCGCGCTCGCTTGCGCGCGGCCTTGCCGGCACCAAATTCGCCCGCGTGATTTCCTCGCCGATGAACCGCGCGGTCGAGACGGCGGCGATCATCACCGGCCGCGAAGCAAGCGAAATCGAAACCGACGAAGTTTTGCTTGAAGCCGCGCTGGGAGATTGGGAAGCGCGGCTTGAGGCGGATTTGATTGCCGAGCTTGGGGATTCCTATTTCAAATGGCAAGCGATGGGCGGGCTTTTTGCGCCGCCGGGCGGCGAAAGCATTTACTCCGTTATGGCGCGGCTTGCCGAGCCTGCGGAGAAATGGATAGAGGAAGCGCGCGAGCGCGATATCCTTATTGTCGCCCACCAGGGAACTAACGTGGCGTTTCTCATGCTCGTGACGGGTAGATGCGGCAAGCAGGCTGCGGAGGATTTCCGGCAAAAGAACGGCCAGGTGGATATTATCGACGCGAACACGCGCAAAATTGTAAGAACGCTGGTCTTTCCGTAAATTCCGCGCCGCGGGTTATTTGCTTTCCAAGATGAAACGGCGCACGTCGTCGCCCAAGTCCACCTTGTTGAGCTTTTTCGCGTCCGCGAAGGACACTTCGATGTAGGGCACGTCGCCGTCGAAAAGGTCCAGCGCGACCACCTTGCCGTAGGCTTCGACCAACTCCCCCCGCTGCATCCAGTTGCGCACGCGTTCGAAAAAGATGATCTCGCCCTTCGAGTAAGCGTCGCGCTTGGCGTCGGGGTAATAGATCTTGTAGCCTTCTTCGGTTGTTTTGGGGCGCTTTCCGGTTTCGGCCGGTTTGGCCGCGACCTTTTTTGCAACGCGCTTCTTGGCGGGAGCGTCCAGCTCCTCGTCCTTTACCGCCTTGGCGGCGGTCTTAACGGTTTCTTTGGGCATCGATACTTCCTTCCTCCCGAAAGAAAAATAATATTACCTGAAGCGCCGGAAGTCAATAGGAATTTCGGGTTGCGGCGCGAAAACAGGCGGATTCCATCCGGAAATGCCGGTGGCACCCGCCCGTTGTGGGTTGCGATTGCTGAAATTTGCCCTACAGTGACTCCGCGTTAACAAGCGGCTCGTCCACGTCGTCTTTGTCGTAGCTTCCCCAGCCGCCGGAAGGCGCCGGCTCGGCGAATCCCGACGGAGGAACCGTGCAGAGCGCCGCGTATACTTCGTCGAATCCGCCGGAATGGTTGTCGAACCAAAGCGCCGCGGCGCCCGCGACGTGAGGTGACGCCATGGAGGTTCCGCTGATCGTGTTGTAACCGCCGCTCTTCCAAAGCGAGGGGATGCTGGAGCCTGGTGCGATTACGTCAACGACCGTTCCGTAATTGGAGTAACTTGCGAAAGTGCCGTTGGTGGCCAGCGCGGAAACGCAGATTACGTTGGAGAATCGCGCGGGGATGTAGCTTGCCGCATCGGTGTTTTCGTTGCTTGCCGCCACGACGAACACCACACCCGCGGCCGTCGCGGTGGTAATCGCAGTGTCCATGGATTGATTGCTGGACGGGGAATAGGCGCTCAAGCTCATGTTGGCGACCTTGATTCCGTAGGCCGAAGCGTTGGCGGCGACCCAGTCTATGCCGCCGTTGACCCACGACATCCACCCGCTGCCGCGCCTGTCGAGAACCTTGAGCGCGACGAGGCTTGCATTGGGAGCAACACCGACGTAGCCGATTCCGTTGCCCTTTCGAGCCGCGACGATTCCGGCGACATGCGTTCCGTGTCCGTTGTCGTCCTCCGGCGGGGTTCCGGGCTTGACAAAGTTATATCCGCCCAGGTAAGCGTCGCCGAGATCGGGATGGTCGATATCGATTCCCGTGTCAATTATCGCCACGGTCACGCCGCTTCCGCCGGAGCCGGTGTTGAGGTCGGCGTCGATGCGGTCGACGCCCCATCCGGTAGTTTCGGATGAAGAGCCGCCGCCGCCGCCCGGCTTGCCGCCCGGAGGCGTGGCAAAAACCGGCAGGTCGGGCTCGATGTAGGCCACCCGCTTGTCCGCGGACAATCTGGAAACCTCGGATGCGGACATGTATCCGGCGAATCCCCTGTAAACGGTTCCGTATGAAACGTCCGGCCTCGCCGAAAGCGAAGCGCCCATTTGGGACACGTCCGCCGCTGTCGCGCCGGGTTTGAGCACCACGATGTATCTCCCCGCGCCCGCGCCGGGCGAAGGAACGGCGGACTGCATTTTGGCGCCGCCGGAATTCAGGCTGTTATTCGATCCCGCGTTCCCGCTGCAGGCGGCCAATACGGCCGCGACGGCGAGCGCGAGCGAAATCGCAAGAAGTTTGTTCATCTGAAATCTCCTTACAAGAGCAAAAGAACAGGATATCATACCCCGTAAGTAGGAATTTGCCTTTGCCGTCAGTCGTCCGGCAGCTCGAAATAGTACGGCTTCGATTTGGCCTGCGGGAGCGAGTCGGACAAAAGCCGCCCTTCCACGCCGATGTTGTCATAAGGATGCTCGCAAATGTGAACCACCGGCCGCCAGTCGGCATGTCCCGAAGCCTGCGCGAACGCCGCCGCAAACGACGCGACCAGGTTTTGCTTGTGGATGCGCCGGATGCGCGGGATGTACAGCACCAGGTGGATGTACGGCTCGCCCGATTGGCCGTTCCAGATCTTGCCGCCGTGCGACGCCTCGCCGGGGCCGTACTCGAAAAACCTGATTCCGAATATTTTCGCGTCGAATCCGGTCGCGAGCGAAAACGCCTCGGTGAGCGCCTCGGCCAGCCTGGCCTTGGTTTCCGCGTCCGTGCGCGGCATCGAAACTTCAAGATTGGGCATGGTTGCCTCCTCCGCCGGACGGGATGACCGCGCCGACGCGGAATTGTTCCCTATGGCTTTTTATTCGCGCCGAATTCGTACCGCAAGATCGGACGAGATTCCGACCGGCGGCCGACTTCGCGGAATCCCGCGTTCCTGAACGCGGAATAAAATCCCGTCCACGCGAAGACGTCCGGCATCCTGTCTTTGCGCGGCTCGACGGGATAGCCCTCAACGATCTTCGCGCCGCGCTTTTTGGCGAATTTGAGCGCGGCTTCGATCAGCGCCTCGGACACGCCCCGCCTGCGCGCGCGCTTTGCGATGAAAAAGCAGACGATGCTCCATACCGGCTTGTCATCCACGCGGCGCAGGACGCGCGAGTTTTCGAGCAGCTTGTAGCCTTCCCTCGGCCCGACCGCGCACCAGCCCACCGGCTCGCCGCAGGAATACGCGAGTATCCCCGGCTCGCGGCCGCCTCGCACCAGCGCGCGCATCGCCCTTTTGTTTTTCTCGCCCTTGTTCGCGTCGAATTCCTTTCGGGACTGCATCCAGAACATGCACCAGCAGCCGCCGCACGCGCCCCGCGCCCCGAAAAGTGTTTCGAAATCGGCCAGGCGATCAGGCGTAAGCGGATAAAAGGTAAGCTTGCCGAGCGGCGCGTTTGAAGCCCGCGGCTTCGGTGCGTCCGCGACCGCCGCGGCTTTTGCCCCGTCTTCCTTTCGTTTTCCCGGCTGTTTATCCAAGCGTTCCCCCGGCAAGTGGAAATAAAGTCCCCGGCCGCGCGGCCGGTTAAAGAATATACGAAGCCAAGTCCTTGTCCTTGATTACTTCCTTCAACCGCGATTCCACGAAGGACTTGTCAACGACGAGCTTCGCCCGGCCGTTTTCGAATTTGAGCGCCTCCCTTAGCGCGTCGGGCAGACCGCCGCCCTCCGGCTTTTGCGTCCGAAGCGGCTTCGTCTCCGTCACGCCGTTCAGCGGTGCCGCGAACGAAATGTCCTCCAGGACGTATTCGAGTATCGTGTGCAGCCGGCGCGCGCCGATGTTTTCGGTTTCCTTGTTTATTTGCTCGGCATGGTCTGCCAGCGATTCGATCCCGTCGTCCGTGAATTCGACCGTCACGCCGTCCGCCGAAAGCAGCTCCGCATACTGCTTTGTGAGAGCGTTTGTCGGCTCGGTGAGAATCCTGCGGAAGTCCTCCGCGGAAAGGCTGGTCAATTCGACGCGGATCGGAAATCTACCCTGGAATTCCGGTATC is drawn from bacterium and contains these coding sequences:
- a CDS encoding cytochrome C yields the protein MGVGCAVCHGLDHSKAEDASLAAIPTPDTCKMCHPERVEQFSKGKHALAWAAMKAMPTAHMQPMALMEGMKGCGGCHKIGLKTEEEIAQLKKDGAGFGVASCDACHTRHTFSKVEASQPQACQTCHMGIDHPQWEMYSSSKHGVRYLLKQNGTLPETASAPKCQTCHMQGGDHEVGTAWGFLAVRLPMPEDPQWAADRVTILKGLGVLDPDGNPTGRLDVVKAANVARLTQEDWQAKRDEMIGTCGLCHSENFAKAELAKGDDMIRESDRLMAQAIEIVAGLYRDKIIPKPAGYAFDYPDLLTFHDAPTVIEQKLFIMFLEHRMRAFQGAFHMNPDYSLWYGWSEMTRDLQEIKELAADMRERAKN
- a CDS encoding GNAT family N-acetyltransferase — encoded protein: MFWMQSRKEFDANKGEKNKRAMRALVRGGREPGILAYSCGEPVGWCAVGPREGYKLLENSRVLRRVDDKPVWSIVCFFIAKRARRRGVSEALIEAALKFAKKRGAKIVEGYPVEPRKDRMPDVFAWTGFYSAFRNAGFREVGRRSESRPILRYEFGANKKP
- a CDS encoding histidine phosphatase family protein, whose translation is MYNRRVLYLTRHGQTDYNLNRRYQSRTDVPLNETGIEQARSLARGLAGTKFARVISSPMNRAVETAAIITGREASEIETDEVLLEAALGDWEARLEADLIAELGDSYFKWQAMGGLFAPPGGESIYSVMARLAEPAEKWIEEARERDILIVAHQGTNVAFLMLVTGRCGKQAAEDFRQKNGQVDIIDANTRKIVRTLVFP
- a CDS encoding S8 family serine peptidase; the encoded protein is MNKLLAISLALAVAAVLAACSGNAGSNNSLNSGGAKMQSAVPSPGAGAGRYIVVLKPGATAADVSQMGASLSARPDVSYGTVYRGFAGYMSASEVSRLSADKRVAYIEPDLPVFATPPGGKPGGGGGSSSETTGWGVDRIDADLNTGSGGSGVTVAIIDTGIDIDHPDLGDAYLGGYNFVKPGTPPEDDNGHGTHVAGIVAARKGNGIGYVGVAPNASLVALKVLDRRGSGWMSWVNGGIDWVAANASAYGIKVANMSLSAYSPSSNQSMDTAITTATAAGVVFVVAASNENTDAASYIPARFSNVICVSALATNGTFASYSNYGTVVDVIAPGSSIPSLWKSGGYNTISGTSMASPHVAGAAALWFDNHSGGFDEVYAALCTVPPSGFAEPAPSGGWGSYDKDDVDEPLVNAESL